From the genome of Candidatus Alcyoniella australis:
ACGGCAGACAAGGCCGCGGCGCCAGGATCGAATCGGGCGATCCCCCTATCCTGAGTCCGCCACTATTCTTGACGCGCCGCATTATATCCGCTATCGATAGGACTCGTTGGGGGCGGCGATTGCGCCGCCCTTTTAGCATGGCGACCGACGGTGGACTTGATGACTGAATCAGAACGGATCGAACAACTGCGGCGTACTATTTACGATCCGCGCGACGAACGTGACGCCTGTGGTGTGGGCTTCGTGGTTAGACTCGACAACGACGCACGCCACGAGGTCGTGGAACAGGGGATTCAGGCCCTGGTCAACCTCGAGCATCGCGGCGCGGTCGGCGGGGACAGCGCCACGGGCGACGGCGCGGGCCTGCTGTTCAAGCTTCCCGACCGGTTTTTGCGCACGGCTGTCCGGCAGCTGGGGTTCGTTCTGCCGCCGTTGGGCGACTACGGACTAGGGATGATCTTCGCGCCGCAGGATCGATCGACGGCCGATAAGTGCATCGCAGCACTGGAAAACGCTGCGGACCTGCGCGGCTGCCGTGTTTTAGGCCGGCGCGAGGTGCCCACCGACCTATCGTGTCTGGGCGAGGACGCCCGACGCACCTGCCCGCGCATCGTGCAACTGTTTCTCGAACGCGGCTCGATCGACCCCGCTGATTTCGAGCGCGAGCTGTACATCGTCCGCCGTCTGGCGGAAAAACAGATCGAATCCCAAAACGATGCGGGCATGGACGGATTCTACGTGGCGAGCCTGTCGTGCCGCACAGTGGTCTACAAGGGGCTGCTAACTGCCTCACAGCTCCCACAGTTCTATCGCGACCTAAGCGACCCCGAGTTGGTCAGCCCCTACGTACTGATCCACCAGCGTTACTCGACCAACACCTTGCCGACCTGGGCCCTGGCACAGCCCTTCCGCTACTCCGCGCACAACGGCGAGATCAACACTCTGCGCGGCAATATCAATCAGCAGCGCGCCCGTGAGGGCTCTTTGAGTTCCAAGCTTTTTGGCGACGATCTGCGCCACGTGCTGCCGGCCCTGGACGAACGCGGCAGCGACTCCTCGATCTTCGATAACATGCTCGAGCTGCTGGTGCGCACCGGGCGCAACATCCCGCACGCGATGATGATGATGATCCCCGAGGCCTGGGGTCCACGTTACATCATGAGCGCCGACAAGCGTGCGTTCTACGAGTATCACTCCGCAATACTCGAACCCTGGGACGGCCCGGCGGCACTGATGTTCTGCGACGACCGCTACATCGGCGCGACGCTGGATCGCAACGGGCTGCGACCGGCGCGCTACACGATCACCAGCGACGGCCTGGTGGTGATGGCCTCCGAGACCGGCGTGCTCGACATCGAGCCCGAACGCATCGCGCGTCGCGGCCAGCTCCAGCCGGGCCGGATGTTCCTGATCGACCTGCAACAAAAACGGGTGATTCCGGATCACGAGATCAAGTCCAAAGTCTCGCGTGCCAAACCCTACCGCCATTGGCTCAACAAGAACATCGTCGAGCTCAAGCGACTGTTCCAGCCGGCCTCTGCGCCGCGCGTGTCCGAGGAGCGGATGCGAATGTTGCACCAGGCCTTCGGCTACAGCTCCGAGGAGCTCAAGCTGGTCCTGAATCCGATGGCCTCCTGGGCCCAGGAGCCGGTGGGCTCGATGGGCAACGACACCGCCCTGTCGGTGCTGGCCGACCGCCCGCAGCTGTTGTTCAACTACTTCAAGCAATTGTTCGCTCAGGTTACCAACCCGCCGATCGACCCGCTGCGCGAGGAGCTGGTGATGTCGCTGCTGGGCTGGGTCGGCGGACACGGCAATCTGCTTGAAGAGACGGCCGAGCAATGCCGTCGACTCAAGCTCTTCCATCCGATTCTCACGCCGGACGATTTGAACCTGCTGCGCATGGGCCGGATGAACAACCTGCGTACCGCTGACATCGACATGTTGTTCAACGTGGACGATGACCCGAACGCTCTGGAGCAAGGACTGGAACGGATGTTCGCCGACGCTCTGGCAGCGATCGAGGACGGCGCGGACCTGCTGGTTCTCAGCGACTGGAACCTCAACCGCAATAAGGCGGCAATTCCCTCGCTGCTGGCCCTAGCCGGGCTGCATCATGAACTGATCCGCCGCGGGCTGCGCAACCGGGTCAGCCTGATCGTCGAGACCGCCGAGGCGCGCGAGGTCGGTCACTTCGCCCTGCTCGTCGGCTACGGCGCCAATGCCGTGTGCCCCTATGCGGCAATGCTGACGATCACCTCGCTGGTGCTCGGAGGCAGGCTCGAGCGGCCGGGGCTGGACTCGGACCACGCGGTGGATCACTACATCACTGCGTTAAAGAAGGGTCTGCTCAAGACCTTCAGCCGGATGGGCATCTCCACACTGCGTTCCTATTGCGGAGCGCAGATTTTCGAGGCCGTGGGTCTTGATCAAGGATTGATCGAACGCTATTTCACCGGCACCTCCTCGCGCATCGGCGGCATCGGTTTGGATCAGATCGCACGGGAAGCCCTGGCCCGCCATCAACGAGCGTTCCCGGACAACGGCCGGACGCAGAGGCTGCTCGACTGCGGGGGCAACTACCGCTATCGCGTGGGAGGCGAACGCCACCTGTGGACCCCGGAGGCGATCTACAAGCTGCAGCACGCCGTGCGCAGCGACGACTACGCTGTCTATAAGCAGTACGCCGAGCTGATCAACGACCAGTCACAGGGCCGCGCCACACTACGCAGCATGTTCGAATTCAAGCCCGGCGAAGCAGTGCCGCTGGACCAGGTCGAGCCGGTCGAGTCGATAGTCAAACGCTTCGTCTCGGCTGCGATGTCGTTTGGCAGCCTCAGCCGCGAGGCGCACGAGGCTCTGGCCGTGGCGATGAACCGCTTGGGCGGTCGCAGCAATTCCGGCGAGGGGGGCGAGGACCCGGCGCGCTACACGCCGCTGCCCAACGGCGACAGCAAGTGCTCAAGGATCAAGCAGATCGCCTCGGGCCGCTTTGGCGTAACAACCGAATACCTGCTCAACGCCGAGGAACTGCAGATTAAAATCGCTCAGGGCGCCAAACCCGGTGAGGGCGGACAGCTGCCAGGGCACAAAGTCAGCGATGAAATTGCACGTGTGCGTCACACTACCCCCGGCGTGACCCTGATCTCGCCTCCTCCGCACCACGACATCTACTCGATCGAGGATCTGGCTCAGCTGATCTACGACCTTAAATGCGTCAAGCCCGGCGTGCGCGTCTCGGTCAAGCTGGTTTCCGAGATCGGCGTGGGCACAGTGGCCTCGGGCGTGGCCAAAGCCCAGGCCGACGGGGTGCTGATCTCCGGCTCGGACGGCGGCACCGGCGCCTCGCCGCTGACCGCGATTATGCACGCCGGCGCTCCGTGGGAGCTCGGCTTGGCCGAAACCCAACACTCGCTGGTGTACAACCGCCTGCGCGATAAGGTGCGCGTCCAGGTCGACGGTCAGCTCAAGACCGGCCGCGACTGCGTTATCGCCGCACTGATGGGCGCCGAAGAGTTCGGTTTCGGCACAACTGCGCTGGTCTGCCTGGGCTGCGTAATGATGCGTAAGTGCCACACCGATACGTGTCCGGTTGGCGTGGCCACGCAGAACCCGGAGCTGCGCGGTCGTTTCGCAGGCAAACCTGAGTACGTCGAACATTTCCTACGCTTCATCGCCCAAGATATGCGCGAGCTGATGAGCGAGCTGGGCTTCCGCAGCGTCGACGAGATGGTCGGTCGCAGCGACCATCTGAGCTTTGCCCCGGCGCTGGAGCACCACAAGGCGCGCGGTCTGGACCTCAGCGCCCTGCTGATCCCAGCCCACTCCGACGTCGGTACGCCGCTGCGCTGCACCAGCCTCGAGCCGCGCGTTGCGACCTGCGATTTCGACAACGATTTGATCGCTTCGGCTCAACCGGCGTTGCGATCGCGCGAGCGCGTGGCCATCGAACGCGAAGTACGCAACGTACACCGCGCGGTTGGCGCACGGCTTTCCGGAGAGCTGGTCCGGCTGCACGGCCCATCGGGCCTTGAGGACGGCACGATCGATATAACGCTCAACGGTTCCGCCGGGCAGAGCTTGGGCGCGTTTCTTGCCCCGGGGATCAACCTGCGAGTCCACGGCGACGCCAACGACTACATGGCCAAGGGGATGTCCGGCGGCCGGATCGTGCTCACTCCGCATAACAAGACCCGCTTCCGCCCGCACGAGAACGTGATCGTCGGCAACGTAGTGCTCTACGGAGCCACGGGCGGAGAGGTTTTCATCGCGGGAAGGTCCGGAATACGCTTTGCCGTTCGCAACTCCGGCGCACGTGCAGTCGTCGAAGGTATGAGCGACCACGGCTGCGAATACATGACCGGCGGGACCGTGGTCGTGCTGGGCTCCACCGGCTGGAACTTCGCCGCCGGAATGAGCGGGGGCGTGGCCTACGTCTACGACGAAAACCAACTGTTCGACACGCGCTGCAACTTGGATATGGTCGAGCTCGAGACCGTCTGGGCCGGAGAAGACGTGGATGTGTTGCGCTCGATGATCGAAAACCATCTGCGCTATACCAACAGCCCACGCGCACGGGAGATGCTCGATAACTGGGAGGACCGCCTGCCGCTGTTCGTCAAGGTGATCCCGTTGGACTACAAGCGGGCCATCGAGCGCATCCGCATCGACCAGGACTTTGCCGACGACTCGCTGTCCGCCACCGAGGAGGTTTACGATGCGTAAATCCTCCGATGGCTTCCTGCGCTACGAGCGTCGCGATGCGCCCAAGCGGCCGGTCGATCAGCGGCTGGGCGATTGCGCCGAGATCGAGCTCGACCTGCCTTCGGATCAGCTCGTGCAACAGGCGGAGCGCTGCATGGACTGCGGCATTCCTTTCTGTCACAGCTACGGCTGTCCGGTAAACAACAGGGTTCCCGAGTTCATCGAATTGGCGCACCAGGGCTTCTGGCGCGACGCGCTGGAGCTGCTGCACTCGACCGACAACTTCCCGGAAATCACCGGCCGGGTCTGCCCCGCGCCTTGCGAGACCGCCTGCACCCTGGGAATCAACCAGCCGCCGGTGACCATCCGCCAGATCGAACTGCGGATAGTGGAACGCGGATTTGACGAAGGTTGGATCAAGCCCGAGCCCGCGCTGGAGCGCACTGGCCGCAAGATCGCGATCATCGGCTCGGGACCGGCCGGGCTGGCCGCTTCGCAACAACTGGCTCGTCTGGGACACAGCGTAACGTTGTTCGAACGCCAGGACCGCATCGGCGGGCTGATGCGCTACGGTATTCCCGACTTCAAGCTCGACAAAAAGGTGCTCGACCGCCGACTGAAACAGCTCGCCGCCGAGGGAGTGATCTTCGAGACCGGCGTGGACGTGGGGGTCGACATCTCGGCCAATTACCTTGATCGCAGTTTCGACGCCGTACTGCTCACCGTGGGCAGCGGGGTGCCGCGCGATCTGCCACTGCCCGAACGCGACGCCGCGGGCATCCACTTCGCCATGGAGTTCCTCTGCCAACAAAATCATCTTGTGTCCGGCAACGACCTTTCCGGCCAACAGCGCCTGAGCGCCGAGGGCAAGAACGTCGTGGTGATCGGCGGCGGCGATACCGGATCGGACTGTATCGGTACGGCCAACCGCCAGCACACCGCGTCGGTGACTCAAATCGAATTGCTGCCCCGTCCGCCGCAGCAGCGTCCTGCTGAAAACCCATGGCCGACCTGGCCACAGGTGTTGCGCAGTTCCAGCTCCCACGAGGAGGGTTGCGAGCGGATGTGGTCGATCGGCACCAAGCGCTTCATCGTCGAACAGGAACGGGTCAGCGGACTGAGCTGCGTACGCCTCGAATGGAGCGTCGCGGAAGACGGCCGCCGGACCTTCCGCGAGATCCCCGGCAGCGAGTTCCAGATCAAGGCCGAGCTGGTACTGCTAGCCATGGGCTTCGTACATCCGGAGCAAGGTCCGCTGGTCCACCACTGGGCTCTTACGCTGGACCAGGCCGGCAACATCGCCGTTGACCAGCAGATGAGCAGCTCGCGT
Proteins encoded in this window:
- the gltB gene encoding glutamate synthase large subunit; translation: MTESERIEQLRRTIYDPRDERDACGVGFVVRLDNDARHEVVEQGIQALVNLEHRGAVGGDSATGDGAGLLFKLPDRFLRTAVRQLGFVLPPLGDYGLGMIFAPQDRSTADKCIAALENAADLRGCRVLGRREVPTDLSCLGEDARRTCPRIVQLFLERGSIDPADFERELYIVRRLAEKQIESQNDAGMDGFYVASLSCRTVVYKGLLTASQLPQFYRDLSDPELVSPYVLIHQRYSTNTLPTWALAQPFRYSAHNGEINTLRGNINQQRAREGSLSSKLFGDDLRHVLPALDERGSDSSIFDNMLELLVRTGRNIPHAMMMMIPEAWGPRYIMSADKRAFYEYHSAILEPWDGPAALMFCDDRYIGATLDRNGLRPARYTITSDGLVVMASETGVLDIEPERIARRGQLQPGRMFLIDLQQKRVIPDHEIKSKVSRAKPYRHWLNKNIVELKRLFQPASAPRVSEERMRMLHQAFGYSSEELKLVLNPMASWAQEPVGSMGNDTALSVLADRPQLLFNYFKQLFAQVTNPPIDPLREELVMSLLGWVGGHGNLLEETAEQCRRLKLFHPILTPDDLNLLRMGRMNNLRTADIDMLFNVDDDPNALEQGLERMFADALAAIEDGADLLVLSDWNLNRNKAAIPSLLALAGLHHELIRRGLRNRVSLIVETAEAREVGHFALLVGYGANAVCPYAAMLTITSLVLGGRLERPGLDSDHAVDHYITALKKGLLKTFSRMGISTLRSYCGAQIFEAVGLDQGLIERYFTGTSSRIGGIGLDQIAREALARHQRAFPDNGRTQRLLDCGGNYRYRVGGERHLWTPEAIYKLQHAVRSDDYAVYKQYAELINDQSQGRATLRSMFEFKPGEAVPLDQVEPVESIVKRFVSAAMSFGSLSREAHEALAVAMNRLGGRSNSGEGGEDPARYTPLPNGDSKCSRIKQIASGRFGVTTEYLLNAEELQIKIAQGAKPGEGGQLPGHKVSDEIARVRHTTPGVTLISPPPHHDIYSIEDLAQLIYDLKCVKPGVRVSVKLVSEIGVGTVASGVAKAQADGVLISGSDGGTGASPLTAIMHAGAPWELGLAETQHSLVYNRLRDKVRVQVDGQLKTGRDCVIAALMGAEEFGFGTTALVCLGCVMMRKCHTDTCPVGVATQNPELRGRFAGKPEYVEHFLRFIAQDMRELMSELGFRSVDEMVGRSDHLSFAPALEHHKARGLDLSALLIPAHSDVGTPLRCTSLEPRVATCDFDNDLIASAQPALRSRERVAIEREVRNVHRAVGARLSGELVRLHGPSGLEDGTIDITLNGSAGQSLGAFLAPGINLRVHGDANDYMAKGMSGGRIVLTPHNKTRFRPHENVIVGNVVLYGATGGEVFIAGRSGIRFAVRNSGARAVVEGMSDHGCEYMTGGTVVVLGSTGWNFAAGMSGGVAYVYDENQLFDTRCNLDMVELETVWAGEDVDVLRSMIENHLRYTNSPRAREMLDNWEDRLPLFVKVIPLDYKRAIERIRIDQDFADDSLSATEEVYDA
- a CDS encoding glutamate synthase subunit beta gives rise to the protein MRKSSDGFLRYERRDAPKRPVDQRLGDCAEIELDLPSDQLVQQAERCMDCGIPFCHSYGCPVNNRVPEFIELAHQGFWRDALELLHSTDNFPEITGRVCPAPCETACTLGINQPPVTIRQIELRIVERGFDEGWIKPEPALERTGRKIAIIGSGPAGLAASQQLARLGHSVTLFERQDRIGGLMRYGIPDFKLDKKVLDRRLKQLAAEGVIFETGVDVGVDISANYLDRSFDAVLLTVGSGVPRDLPLPERDAAGIHFAMEFLCQQNHLVSGNDLSGQQRLSAEGKNVVVIGGGDTGSDCIGTANRQHTASVTQIELLPRPPQQRPAENPWPTWPQVLRSSSSHEEGCERMWSIGTKRFIVEQERVSGLSCVRLEWSVAEDGRRTFREIPGSEFQIKAELVLLAMGFVHPEQGPLVHHWALTLDQAGNIAVDQQMSSSRPGVFVAGDAARGASLIVHAIDSGRRAAAAIDEYLG